From one Candidatus Taylorbacteria bacterium genomic stretch:
- the dnaG gene encoding DNA primase: MSHVEEIKEKLSVEDVLGSYLKLEKAGASFKALCPFHHEKTASFFISPARGTYYCFGCGMKGDIFSFVEEFEGVDFKGALKILAEKAGVKIVFENPKLKSEKDRLFACLEEATTFFSETLNREENGKIREYLKGRGLTPETILEWHIGFAPLDWHPVHSYLKQKGYTDSEIEKAGLIKRAEASHEKGVRFYDRFRGRIMFPINDSSGRVIGFSGRIFQDDGKSAKYINSPETELYLKSSVLFGLDKAKSAIRQEGEIILVEGQMDIILSHQAGVRNTVALSGTAFTESHAKIIHRFSNRLILAFDPDSAGVKAARRSAVIALREGLEVKAALLPSGVDPADYILHNSKKWKDILANSVNIVHFSLAQILSSTAQKSNLPNEIKENIFPFLYPLGSSMERSQYIQEIAKKTGISENAIIEDYRKAERSYEPEGETGNQGVIREKKLEEKSHRNLVERRIYGILLWQNSLGAPSIDVKRVEETLKNIIGAPGFEKMTDFFAPNKNELASEAEVLYNTANTAEDLEELFMHLEQDYLKGNLAIEIEKLSLAEKNTDKDQIAEILKRCKELGERIQKLVTK, from the coding sequence ATGTCTCACGTTGAGGAAATAAAAGAAAAGCTATCCGTGGAGGACGTATTGGGCTCCTACTTGAAGCTTGAAAAGGCCGGAGCCAGCTTTAAAGCGCTCTGCCCTTTTCACCATGAAAAAACGGCGTCATTTTTTATCTCGCCCGCGAGAGGCACCTACTATTGCTTCGGATGCGGAATGAAGGGCGACATCTTCTCATTTGTGGAGGAATTCGAAGGAGTTGATTTCAAGGGTGCTCTAAAAATTTTGGCAGAAAAGGCGGGCGTAAAGATCGTTTTTGAAAACCCGAAATTGAAAAGTGAAAAGGATAGGCTATTCGCGTGTCTCGAAGAAGCTACAACTTTTTTTTCGGAGACTCTCAATAGGGAGGAAAATGGCAAAATTAGGGAGTATCTTAAGGGCAGAGGCTTAACGCCGGAGACGATTCTCGAGTGGCATATCGGATTCGCCCCCCTCGATTGGCATCCGGTGCACAGCTACCTAAAGCAGAAAGGCTACACTGATTCAGAAATTGAAAAAGCAGGGCTCATTAAGAGGGCGGAGGCATCGCACGAGAAGGGCGTTCGATTTTACGACAGGTTTCGAGGCAGAATAATGTTTCCGATAAACGATTCGAGCGGAAGAGTCATCGGGTTTTCAGGGAGAATATTTCAGGATGACGGTAAGAGCGCCAAATATATAAATAGTCCCGAGACAGAGCTCTACTTGAAGTCGAGCGTCTTGTTTGGTCTCGACAAAGCCAAATCCGCGATTCGCCAAGAGGGAGAAATTATTTTGGTTGAGGGTCAGATGGATATTATTCTTTCTCATCAGGCGGGGGTCAGAAATACGGTTGCGCTTTCGGGAACGGCGTTTACCGAAAGTCACGCGAAAATAATCCATCGTTTTTCGAATAGACTTATTTTGGCGTTTGATCCTGATTCTGCGGGGGTAAAAGCCGCGCGAAGAAGCGCTGTCATCGCGCTTAGGGAGGGATTGGAAGTGAAAGCCGCGCTTTTGCCCTCGGGTGTCGACCCCGCTGATTATATTCTCCATAATTCGAAAAAATGGAAGGACATTTTGGCAAATTCCGTGAATATCGTGCATTTTTCTCTCGCGCAAATACTTTCGTCCACTGCCCAAAAAAGTAACCTTCCGAATGAAATTAAAGAGAACATCTTTCCCTTTCTTTATCCGCTTGGAAGTTCTATGGAGAGGTCGCAGTATATTCAGGAGATTGCGAAGAAGACCGGTATTTCCGAAAACGCCATTATCGAAGACTACAGGAAAGCAGAGAGGTCCTACGAGCCCGAAGGTGAAACGGGAAATCAGGGTGTGATAAGAGAAAAAAAGCTTGAGGAGAAATCGCACCGTAATCTTGTGGAAAGAAGAATATATGGCATACTGCTTTGGCAGAATTCTCTCGGGGCTCCCTCAATTGACGTAAAAAGAGTAGAAGAAACTTTGAAAAACATAATTGGCGCTCCGGGCTTTGAAAAGATGACCGATTTTTTTGCGCCGAACAAAAATGAACTCGCTTCGGAGGCGGAGGTCCTATATAATACAGCAAATACAGCGGAGGACTTGGAAGAATTATTCATGCATTTGGAGCAAGATTATTTAAAGGGAAACCTTGCGATAGAGATTGAAAAATTGAGTCTTGCGGAAAAAAACACCGATAAGGACCAGATTGCCGAGATTCTTAAAAGATGCAAGGAATTGGGGGAAAGAATACAGAAACTAGTAACCAAATGA
- a CDS encoding sigma-70 family RNA polymerase sigma factor, with translation MSKKKKNKKIKRKGKKVSSANKRTAEERGRAALKALRKKEIERRSGLSAKATKKAEELEKKSDRLLTKGREKGFVTYDEILKEFPTVEEDIMFLDHLYEKFATAGIDVLEGGGMLEFPDALPEKKPSFLKTDSSYDSIQMYLKEIGQYPLILAHQEKELAKRIEKGDQEAKNLLARANLRLVVSIAKKYVGRSPDLTLLDLIQEGNLGLFKAVDKFDWTKGYKFSTYATWWIRQAITRSLADQSRTIRVPVHMVETIAKYKQVVRRLSQDLGRDPLPEEIAVEMGLDVEKIYNIEKIDQDTVSLESPVGDDGDDVKSTLGDFLSDDKILSPDNESSRRILSDQVKDILNDLSEKEKHILEMRHGLIDGITHTLEEVGQKFGVTRERIRQIEAKAHEKIRQHEKVNRLRNY, from the coding sequence ATGTCAAAAAAGAAAAAAAACAAAAAAATAAAAAGAAAAGGCAAAAAAGTTAGCAGTGCTAACAAAAGAACCGCAGAGGAGAGGGGAAGAGCGGCTCTCAAAGCTCTTCGAAAGAAAGAGATTGAGAGGCGGAGCGGTCTTTCTGCGAAAGCCACTAAAAAAGCGGAGGAGCTCGAAAAAAAATCCGACCGACTTCTCACAAAAGGCAGAGAAAAAGGGTTCGTCACTTATGACGAGATTCTTAAGGAATTTCCGACTGTCGAAGAGGACATTATGTTTCTCGACCATTTGTATGAGAAGTTCGCCACTGCGGGAATAGATGTTCTTGAGGGGGGAGGGATGCTTGAATTTCCCGATGCCTTGCCTGAGAAGAAACCCTCCTTTCTTAAGACAGATTCATCGTATGATTCGATTCAGATGTATTTAAAAGAGATTGGGCAATACCCTTTAATTCTCGCGCATCAGGAAAAAGAACTCGCAAAAAGAATTGAAAAAGGAGACCAGGAAGCCAAAAACCTGCTGGCAAGAGCAAACCTCCGGCTCGTCGTTTCAATCGCGAAAAAATATGTGGGACGAAGCCCTGACCTGACCCTGCTCGACCTTATTCAGGAGGGAAATCTCGGGCTGTTTAAAGCTGTGGACAAATTTGACTGGACAAAGGGCTACAAATTTTCGACATACGCAACATGGTGGATTCGGCAGGCAATCACCCGTTCTCTTGCCGACCAATCAAGAACAATCCGCGTGCCAGTGCACATGGTGGAAACAATTGCCAAGTACAAACAAGTCGTGCGAAGGCTCTCTCAAGACCTCGGGCGCGACCCGTTGCCCGAGGAAATCGCGGTTGAAATGGGACTTGATGTTGAGAAAATTTATAATATTGAAAAAATTGACCAGGATACTGTGTCTCTCGAAAGCCCGGTCGGAGACGACGGCGACGATGTGAAGTCAACGCTCGGCGATTTTCTCTCCGACGACAAAATTCTTTCGCCGGACAACGAGTCTTCGAGGAGAATTCTTTCCGACCAAGTGAAGGATATACTAAATGATTTGTCTGAGAAGGAAAAACATATTCTCGAGATGCGTCATGGGCTTATCGACGGCATTACCCACACTCTCGAAGAAGTCGGACAAAAATTCGGCGTGACGCGCGAGCGCATCCGCCAAATCGAAGCCAAAGCCCACGAAAAAATCCGTCAGCACGAGAAGGTGAATAGGTTGAGGAACTATTAG
- a CDS encoding ATP-dependent DNA helicase produces the protein MKDDFKELYNNLNPAQKEAVDAIEGPVMVIAGPGTGKTTILTLRIANILRKTDTPPHGILAITYTNSGVKAIRTKLASIIGARAHDVRIHTFHSFASSIIAEYPDHFLHVNEMRQMSDIEQESLVRSILVDPHFRALRPTGMPDAYVSSILRTIDDAKREAMTSNLVRQFVKDEIARIKKDESSLSTRGATKGQLKAEARDAIEKCEKTLLFADVFEKYDDAKREAKKIDYNDLLIELLTALRKNELLLRLIQERYLYIHIDEHQDTNDTQNFIISIIAEFFDTPNVFIVGDEKQAIYRFQGASVENFLLLKKKWPKMKVISLKTNYRSHQSILDGSFSMIEKNYDDNEHTDLRIRLKSADGNDTNNPNPIAVVTGENVGAMELYLVKELQSLKNQTVAIIVRRNRDLDRVIRLLESHGIPVSSERSVDIFSHPVGRIFFDLIDYLADSTKVSALATTLASGMWQLSPENSFELVRALRSGVPFDLNKKLPALLRIKSELISDSPVGFLIHAGEESDFTTLIIKDPSYVHVWRGIIALAESLTREGSISDPRELIKNMLAYRTSAESRPVKVTVGAPDEAIQAMTAHGSKGLEFDRVFIPYATEESWVGRARGASFILPRKRVEEHNIKDIRRLFYVALTRARKHVTILTALEESDGKILSPLRFITELDSKHTSHISLKRVGVDEIYAGTSPQNARSSALLNLAKSVIGNEGLSVTALNHFLLCPNKFLFLSVLKMPQAPSAPSEKGIAMHEALSSVWKTESRTVKKIQSVLKSSVNEYFDVSLLQTSEKEAARKELIENIPAVAKALETHFSIPKDSSIFTETWVETTLQIPIHGKLDLLIDTGDKALVFDYKTRLAMSVHAIKGETKNDTGDYWRQLIFYKILVESDVRFKNCQIIPSLVFVTPDTIGRCPIITVPISDEDERQVKKDIQTLVDSVQNGTILEAKCRDTKCEWCGMREVAK, from the coding sequence ATGAAAGACGATTTCAAGGAACTTTATAACAATTTAAATCCCGCCCAGAAAGAGGCAGTGGACGCCATTGAAGGCCCAGTGATGGTCATTGCGGGACCAGGGACAGGAAAAACAACTATTTTGACCTTACGTATCGCAAATATCTTGCGAAAGACTGACACTCCGCCACATGGCATTCTTGCGATTACCTATACGAATTCGGGAGTAAAAGCCATTCGGACAAAACTCGCGAGTATTATCGGCGCTCGAGCGCATGATGTTCGCATCCATACTTTTCACAGCTTTGCCTCCTCTATAATCGCGGAGTATCCCGACCATTTTTTGCACGTAAACGAGATGAGACAGATGTCGGACATTGAGCAGGAATCACTGGTCCGCTCCATTCTCGTTGACCCGCATTTTAGAGCGCTTCGTCCGACCGGCATGCCCGACGCCTATGTGAGCTCAATCTTAAGAACTATTGATGACGCAAAGCGCGAGGCGATGACTTCAAACTTGGTTCGGCAATTCGTGAAGGATGAAATTGCTCGAATTAAAAAGGATGAATCTTCTTTATCTACACGTGGAGCTACGAAGGGACAACTTAAGGCGGAGGCAAGAGACGCGATAGAGAAATGCGAGAAGACTCTCCTTTTTGCGGACGTGTTTGAAAAATACGATGATGCGAAGCGTGAAGCCAAAAAAATTGACTACAACGACCTTTTGATTGAGCTCCTTACGGCACTCCGAAAAAACGAACTTTTACTCCGACTGATTCAGGAGAGATATCTGTACATTCACATTGACGAGCATCAGGACACAAACGACACGCAGAATTTTATTATTAGCATCATCGCGGAATTTTTCGATACGCCCAATGTTTTTATTGTCGGTGATGAAAAGCAGGCTATTTACCGGTTTCAGGGAGCTTCAGTCGAGAATTTTCTTCTTTTGAAAAAAAAGTGGCCAAAGATGAAAGTAATTTCTCTCAAGACGAACTATCGCTCGCACCAAAGCATTCTTGACGGGAGTTTTAGCATGATTGAGAAAAATTATGATGACAATGAGCATACGGATTTACGGATACGGCTAAAATCTGCCGACGGTAATGACACTAATAACCCCAACCCAATCGCAGTGGTGACCGGTGAAAATGTTGGCGCCATGGAGCTCTACCTGGTGAAAGAATTGCAGTCTCTCAAAAATCAAACTGTGGCGATTATTGTCCGAAGGAATCGCGACCTCGACAGAGTTATTCGCCTACTGGAGTCGCACGGCATCCCCGTTTCATCGGAGCGCAGTGTTGATATTTTTAGTCATCCTGTCGGCCGGATTTTTTTCGACCTTATAGATTATCTTGCCGACTCGACAAAGGTCTCCGCGCTCGCAACAACGCTCGCCTCGGGAATGTGGCAATTATCACCTGAAAATTCGTTCGAGCTTGTTCGCGCTCTTCGAAGCGGTGTGCCATTCGACCTAAATAAAAAATTGCCCGCGCTTCTCCGCATAAAAAGTGAGCTCATCTCCGACAGTCCGGTAGGGTTCCTAATCCATGCGGGAGAGGAATCCGATTTCACAACGCTCATTATCAAGGACCCGTCGTATGTCCATGTCTGGAGGGGGATTATTGCGCTTGCCGAATCGCTTACCCGAGAAGGTAGTATTTCCGACCCGAGAGAATTGATAAAAAATATGTTAGCGTACAGAACATCCGCCGAATCTCGGCCGGTTAAGGTTACCGTTGGCGCTCCCGACGAAGCTATCCAGGCCATGACAGCACATGGAAGTAAAGGACTTGAATTTGATCGCGTATTCATTCCCTATGCCACTGAAGAATCCTGGGTAGGTCGCGCACGAGGAGCTTCGTTTATTCTACCGAGAAAGCGTGTAGAGGAACATAATATAAAGGACATCCGTCGCCTGTTTTATGTCGCGCTCACGAGAGCTCGAAAGCATGTGACGATTCTCACAGCTCTCGAAGAGTCTGACGGAAAAATTCTCTCTCCGCTTCGTTTCATTACAGAGCTTGACTCCAAGCACACTTCCCATATTTCGCTTAAAAGAGTTGGTGTCGATGAAATTTATGCCGGCACTTCGCCTCAAAACGCGCGGTCTTCAGCGCTTCTTAATCTGGCAAAAAGTGTAATCGGGAATGAGGGTCTATCTGTTACGGCTCTTAACCACTTTCTTTTATGCCCGAACAAGTTTCTTTTCTTGAGTGTTCTCAAAATGCCTCAAGCGCCCTCCGCGCCTTCTGAAAAGGGAATTGCCATGCATGAAGCACTCTCTTCAGTCTGGAAAACAGAATCGAGAACGGTAAAAAAAATACAAAGTGTTCTTAAATCTTCTGTCAATGAATATTTTGATGTGTCGCTATTACAAACGTCGGAAAAAGAGGCGGCTAGGAAAGAACTGATTGAGAATATTCCCGCTGTGGCAAAAGCGCTCGAGACGCATTTTTCCATTCCGAAAGATTCCTCGATTTTTACGGAGACTTGGGTTGAAACTACTTTGCAAATCCCAATTCACGGCAAGCTCGACCTCCTCATAGATACGGGAGACAAAGCCTTGGTCTTTGATTACAAGACCCGTCTGGCAATGTCCGTTCATGCCATAAAAGGGGAGACAAAAAATGATACCGGGGACTATTGGAGGCAACTTATTTTTTACAAAATTTTGGTTGAGAGCGATGTGCGCTTTAAAAATTGCCAAATCATCCCCTCTTTAGTTTTCGTTACACCCGATACGATTGGGAGATGTCCGATAATAACAGTGCCAATAAGCGACGAGGATGAGAGACAAGTAAAAAAAGACATCCAAACTTTAGTCGACAGTGTCCAAAATGGAACGATACTTGAGGCGAAGTGTCGAGATACAAAATGCGAATGGTGCGGGATGAGAGAAGTGGCGAAATAA
- a CDS encoding thioredoxin domain-containing protein encodes MENEFQNSSSMTPLSSPPPNSFAVPIAIIIAGMLIGGSIIYSNSASGRSVSAEGGQNSAPVAKTVVIKPGTTDDHVLGSRNASLMFVEYSDLECPFCKVFQGTMHALMDEYGKDGRIAWTYRHFPIDSLHPKARKESEATECANELGGNQKFWQYLDKIYEITPSNNGLDPAKLKSTATEIGLDTKAFDACLSSGKYAKKVEGDYQQAVAAGGNGTPHTAIVLSSALSAKNQEKVLAVISSEFGKIAPNAIIPKDLFYFNKGGKELIFSGSLPQPVIKAIIDSLLTMK; translated from the coding sequence ATGGAAAATGAATTTCAAAACTCATCCTCAATGACGCCTTTAAGTTCGCCACCGCCTAATTCTTTCGCCGTTCCTATTGCAATAATCATTGCGGGGATGTTAATTGGTGGTTCAATCATCTACTCCAATTCAGCTTCTGGCAGGTCTGTTAGTGCGGAGGGAGGCCAGAATAGCGCTCCTGTGGCAAAAACGGTGGTTATCAAGCCAGGGACGACAGATGATCACGTTCTGGGGAGCAGAAATGCAAGTCTTATGTTTGTTGAGTATTCCGACCTAGAATGCCCATTCTGCAAAGTTTTTCAGGGAACGATGCATGCTCTCATGGATGAGTATGGAAAAGACGGGCGTATTGCGTGGACCTACCGGCATTTCCCAATAGACTCTCTCCATCCAAAAGCTAGAAAAGAATCGGAGGCGACGGAGTGCGCTAACGAGCTCGGTGGCAACCAGAAGTTTTGGCAGTATCTCGACAAAATATATGAAATTACTCCGTCAAACAACGGTCTTGACCCAGCTAAACTTAAAAGTACTGCGACAGAAATCGGATTGGATACTAAGGCGTTCGACGCATGTCTTTCGAGCGGGAAATACGCCAAAAAAGTAGAGGGTGACTACCAGCAAGCGGTCGCCGCAGGGGGAAACGGCACTCCTCACACCGCTATCGTGCTTTCGAGCGCATTAAGTGCGAAAAATCAAGAAAAAGTGCTCGCCGTCATTTCAAGTGAGTTTGGCAAAATTGCTCCGAACGCGATAATTCCAAAAGATTTATTTTACTTCAATAAGGGCGGAAAAGAGCTCATCTTTAGTGGTTCCCTTCCCCAGCCTGTCATAAAGGCGATAATCGACTCGCTTCTCACGATGAAATAA